A segment of the Streptomyces sp. NBC_01235 genome:
TGTCGACGCCAGCGTCGTGCCGAACTCGCCCACCCACACGGGCGCGATGTTCTGCTTGAAGATGTACCCCCAGTACTTGTCCCAGATCCCCGGCATGTTCGCGGGGAACGTCGGATCACTGAACCAGCTCTGCTGGGCGACGCTGGTGGCGTAGTCGTGGGCCGAGTACACGACACGGTTCGCCACGTCGAGCTGCACCGGGTACTGCGCGACCCCCATCAGGTTGCCGCCCCACCAGCCGGAGACGCCGTTGAAGGACTGCACGCCCTCGACGAATATCAGCAGGGCGGAGTTGACGGACAGGACCGCGTTGCCGGCGCGCTGCGCGGCCAGCCGCCAGTCGGTGGCCGTGTCCCCGCAGCCCCAACAGGCGGGATCGTGGGGCTCGTTGTGCAGGTCGATGCCGACGACCGTGTCCTGGCCCTGGTAACGGGCGGCCAGGGCCTTGAGGTTGGCGATCCATGTCGACTCGGGGACGGCGGAGGTGTACCAGAGCGCCGACTGGCCGCCCGCGTCCGGCCGGTGCCGGTCGAGGATGACCTTCAGGCCGTCCTGACCGGCGTACGCCACCAGCTTGTCCAGGATCTGGAGGGAGCCCAGCCCTTGCAGGTCGGCGTTCTTGCCGCTGCTGAAGTCGATGCTGTTGGGGACGGTCGTGCTCTTGAAGATGTCGTCGCTGTAGGGGATGCGGATCGTGTTGTAGCCCAGCGACTTCATCTGGTCGATCATGCTCTTGTAGTCGCGGGACCAGAGGCCGTGGACGACGTAGTTGCCGGTCTCGAAGCCGAACCAGTTGATCCCGGCGATCCGGACCGGCTGCCCGGCGGCGTCCAGGATCTGGCGGCCACTGGTGTGCCAGTAGCCGGCTCCTGCGTCGGCCGCGACGGCGGCCCCAGGGGCGTCGGCCGCGTGGGCCGTCTGCGCGACGGCTCCCAGCGGTATCAGGAGCGCGGCGGCGACAGCGCACAGTGCTCTTCGCAGGCTGCGGAACATCTCGCTGCTTCCTCTCGGGGGGAGGCGCGGGCCCGGAACATGGGAGCGCTCCCACACACCGCGCTCCCCCCAGGAAACTGACACACCATGACCACGTCAAGAAGAATGACAAGGCGGCGTCACCGGCGAGTACGGCCTGCAGCGGATCCCGGACGGCCTGGAGGTATTGGTCGCGCGCCGCTCGGGGGAGGCATAGGGGCGGGATTCAGTTCCGGCGACGGAGTCGGCGGAAGCCGAAGACGACGGCGCAGGCGGCGGCCACGGCGAGCGCGCCGAACTTGACGCCGCCGCCGACGGCCGA
Coding sequences within it:
- a CDS encoding cellulase family glycosylhydrolase, translated to MFRSLRRALCAVAAALLIPLGAVAQTAHAADAPGAAVAADAGAGYWHTSGRQILDAAGQPVRIAGINWFGFETGNYVVHGLWSRDYKSMIDQMKSLGYNTIRIPYSDDIFKSTTVPNSIDFSSGKNADLQGLGSLQILDKLVAYAGQDGLKVILDRHRPDAGGQSALWYTSAVPESTWIANLKALAARYQGQDTVVGIDLHNEPHDPACWGCGDTATDWRLAAQRAGNAVLSVNSALLIFVEGVQSFNGVSGWWGGNLMGVAQYPVQLDVANRVVYSAHDYATSVAQQSWFSDPTFPANMPGIWDKYWGYIFKQNIAPVWVGEFGTTLASTVDQKWLAALVSYLRPTSTYGADSFHWTFWSWNPNSGDTGGILKDDWVTVDTVKDGYLASVKAPGFPSTGGGSGGGGGGGGGSTAACAAVYTVSSDWGGGFNAEVKVTNTGTSALSSWKVAWTWSGSQQITNMWNATYTQTGTTVTAVNAAHNGSVPAGGSASFGFGGAPGGGSVPSVSCAAS